A stretch of the Uranotaenia lowii strain MFRU-FL chromosome 3, ASM2978415v1, whole genome shotgun sequence genome encodes the following:
- the LOC129751233 gene encoding uncharacterized protein LOC129751233, whose translation MENCSLLRVEWLSLVLCCVAVLQFSSKCSAAKDVLYEGFEQYNGTEVGEFILRVKKLNRTTSALFGTINLKKDLGADHNIDINFFHSPKGNQQFNHYPMKIPKTNMCDFTKNVFPDYEKYYKDVVDNIFQVGDCPITAREMTMNNHILDSNMFSPYNPSGLWKAVIKVEDSSGEGFTVAWTMNAYGENYFG comes from the exons ATGGAAAACTGTAGTCTGTTAAGGGTGGAATGGCTTTCGCTTGTTCTGTGTTGCGTCGCTGTGCTGCAGTTCAGTTCCAAATGTTCCGCCGCAAAGGACGTTCTGTATGAAGGATTCGAGCAGTATAATGGCACTGAAGTTGGCGAGTTTATCCTCCGCGTGAAGAAACTTAATCGCACCACGTCGGCCCTTTTCGGTACCATAAATCTGAAGAAGGATTTGGGAGCAGATCATAAC ATTGACATAAACTTCTTTCACAGCCCGAAGGGAAATCAACAGTTCAACCACTACCCGATGAAGATTCCCAAAACAAATATGTGTGATTTCACTAAAAACGTCTTTCCGGATTATGAAAAGTACTACAAGGATGTGGTGGATAATATATTTCAAGTTGGGGATTGTCCCATAACTGCTCGGGAAATGACGATGAACAACCACATTCTCGATAGTAACATGTTTAGTCCGTATAACCCGTCCGGATTGTGGAAAGCTGTTATCAAGGTGGAAGATTCAAGCGGAGAAGGGTTTACCGTAGCCTGGACCATGAATGCATATGGCGAAAACTATTTTGGTTAA